Proteins encoded in a region of the Pseudochaenichthys georgianus chromosome 20, fPseGeo1.2, whole genome shotgun sequence genome:
- the hhatlb gene encoding hedgehog acyltransferase like, b, with the protein MGIKSALPKYEIYFYNTVLCLATLWAGSWVLEVSSSGANRKAFKPSVKPGWYYFGRKRDSADLEWVMWFSTFREHILFALAGHVLFAKICSMLAPKHRSLVYMVYGMLAVWTSLGWTYVTLILSHCILLYSVSLVKIRWLCFVTGLCTLATFKCEPFVSWQAGFVDGDFDLRHVFFYGGCGFTIMRCMSFALENCERKDGNYSILELLKYNFYLPFFYFGPIMTFDKFYVQANKSDLSRKEWGLWNISLHGLTHLGVVIMVDLLFHFMYILTIPTDLKLLKHSSDWALVGLAYFNLVYDWVKAAVMFGIINTVSRLDHLDPPKPPKCITLLYVFSETHFDRGINEWLCKYVYDHLGGKHANVVEELVASLCTFGVTILWLGPCEVVLVWAFFNCFGLNFELWTAKFFAVEPFASLEIGMSEATSRRIRAVFNTFNFWSIVLANILALNSLDFAKLVAKRLLLKGFPFTTIIVMFVTYCLVQVIKERERRQALIDDPDPLPPAAPPTNTSTTSSSSSTSAAAAPPAAQPVVDPSKEKSE; encoded by the exons ATGGGGATCAAATCAGCCCTTCCTAAATATGAGATCTACTTCTACAACACGGTGCTCTGCCTGGCCACGCTGTGGGCCGGCAGCTGGGTCCTGGAGGTGTCCAGCT CCGGCGCAAACAGAAAGGCGTTCAAACCCAGCGTGAAGCCGGGATGGTACTACTTTGGGAGGAAAAGG GACTCAGCTGATTTGGAGTGGGTGATGTGGTTCTCCACCTTCAGAGAGCACATCCTGTTTGCTCTCGCCGGCCATGTGCTCTTCGCTAAGATCTGCTCCATGTTGGCTCCAAAG CACAGGTCCCTGGTGTACATGGTGTACGGGATGCTGGCCGTGTGGACCAGTCTGGGCTGGACCTACGTCACCCTGATCCTGTCGCACTGCATCCTGCTCTACAGCGTGTCCTTGGTGAAGATCCGCTGGCTGTGCTTCGTCACCGGCCTCTGCACGCTCGCCACCTTCAAGTGTGAACCCTTCGTGTCCTGGCAG GCAGGCTTTGTGGACGGGGACTTTGATCTGCGCCACGTCTTCTTCTACGGAGGATGTGGGTTCACCATCATGCGCTGTATGAGCTTTGCTTTGGAGAACTGCGAGAGGAAAGATGGGAACTACAGCATCCTGGAGCTGCTCAAGTACAACTTCTACCTCCCCTTCTTCTACTTCGGGCCCATCATGACCTTTGACAAGTTTTATGTTCAA GCCAACAAGTCGGACCTGAGCAGGAAGGAGTGGGGGTTGTGGAACATCAGTCTGCACGGCCTCACTCACCTGGGGGTCGTCATCATGGTGGACCTCCTCTTCCACTTCATGTACATCCTGACCATCCCCACCGACCTGAAGCTGCTGAAGCACTCCTCCGACTGGGCTCTAG TGGGCCTGGCTTACTTCAACCTGGTGTATGACTGGGTGAAAGCGGCGGTGATGTTTGGGATCATCAACACGGTGTCCAGACTGGACCACCTGGACCCCCCCAAGCCCCCAAAATGCATCACTTTGCTCTATGTGTTTTCTGAAAC ACATTTTGACCGAGGGATCAACGAGTGGCTGTGCAA GTATGTGTACGATCACCTGGGAGGGAAACATGCGAACGTGGTGGAGGAGTTGGTGGCTTCACTTTGCACCTTCGGGGTCACCATCCTGTGGCTCGGACCCTGCGAGGTGGTGCTGGTCTGGGCTTTCTTCAACTGCTTCGGCCTCAACTTCGAACTGTGGACCGCCAAATTCTTCGCCGTGGAGCCTTTCGCTTCTCTAGAG ATTGGAATGTCAGAAGCAACGTCCCGCCGCATCAGAGCCGTCTTCAACACGTTCAACTTCTGGAGCATCGTGCTGGCCAACATCCTGGCTTTAAACAGTTTGGACTTTGCCAAGCTGGTCGCCAAGAGGCTGCTTCTCAAAg GTTTCCCTTTCACCACCATCATCGTCATGTTTGTCACCTACTGCCTGGTTCAAGTGataaaggagagggagaggaggcagGCTCTCATCGATGATCCagatcctcttcctcctgctgcaCCTCCAACGAACACCTCCacaacctcctcctcctcctccaccagcGCTGCAGCTGCACCCCCCGCTGCTCAGCCCGTCGTAGATCCTAGCAAGGAGAAATCAGAGTAG
- the LOC117465569 gene encoding glycine--tRNA ligase-like: MEQVLAPLRESVKQQGDLVHELKAKGANEQELNKAVAELKARKKILEAKELALQPKDDTVDRVKMEDTLKRRFFYDQAFAIYGGVSGLYDFGPVGCALKNNILQVWRQHFIQEEQILEIDCTMLTPEAVLKTSGHVDKFADYMVKDAKTGECYRADHLLKAHLKQLMSDEKCSAEKAAELEDVITQMDNYTQQELADLFVKYNVKSPSTGNDLTPPTSFNLMFQTSIGPGGNMTGYLRPETAQGMFLNFKRLLEFNQGKLPFGAAQIGNSFRNEISPRSGLIRVREFTMAEIEHFVDPSEKNHPKFSNVADLDILLFSSKAQTSGQSAQVVRLGDAVEQGVINNSVLGYFIGRIYLYLIKVGLSKDKVRFRQHMENEMAHYACDCWDAESKTSYGWIEIVGCADRACYDLSCHSKATKVPLVAEKPLKEPKVVNVVQFEPNKGAIGTSYKKDAKLVLEFLAGCDECYIADQEKLLTGKGDFSIETQGRTFKVTKDMVSVKRFQKTLHVEEIVPNVIEPSFGIGRIMHSIFEHSFRKREGDEQRTYFSFPAPVAPYKCSILPLSQNQEFTPFVQQLSDAMTKNNVSYKVDDSSGSIGRRYARSDEIGVAFGITIDFDTVNKTPHTATLRDRDSMRQIRAEVAELPAMVRDLSNGTLTWVEVEKKFPIFEGQETSSKKE; the protein is encoded by the exons ATGGAGCAAGTGCTGGCGCCTTTGAGGGAGTCTGTGAAGCAACAG GGGGACTTGGTGCACGAGCTAAAGGCGAAAGGCGCCAACGAGCAGGAGCTGAACAAAGCTGTTGCAGAACTGAAAGCCCGGAAGAAGATTCTGGAAGCAAAA GAGCTAGCTTTGCAGCCTAAAGATGACACGGTGGACAGAGTGAAGATGGAGGACACCTTAAAGAGGAGATTCTTCTACGACCAGGCTTTTGCCATATATGGAG GTGTGAGCGGCCTGTATGACTTCGGCCCTGTTGGCTGCGCCCTGAAGAACAACATCCTGCAGGTGTGGAGGCAGCACTTCATCCAGGAGGAGCAGATCCTGGAGATCGACTGCACCATGCTCACCCCCGAGGCCGTCCTCAA GACGTCGGGGCACGTGGATAAGTTTGCAGACTACATGGTGAAGGACGCCAAGACTGGAGAGTGCTACCGCGCCGATCACCTGCTCAAAG CTCACTTAAAACAACTGATGTCTGACGAGAAATGCTCTGCAGAGAAAGCCGCCGAGTTGGAGGACGTCATCACTCAG ATGGATAACTACACTCAGCAGGAGCTGGCCGACCTCTTTGTGAAATACAACGTGAAGTCTCCGTCCACAGGAAATGACCTCACACCTCCGACCTCCTTCAACCTGATGTTCCAGACGTCCATCGGACCAGGAGGGAACATGACGGG CTATCTGAGGCCTGAAACCGCTCAGGGAATGTTCCTCAACTTCAAGCGTCTGCTGGAGTTCAACCAGGGAAAACTTCCCTTCGGTGCCGCTCAGATCGGAAACTCCTTCAGGAACGAGATCTCTCCTCGCTCTGGACTCATCCGCGTCAG AGAGTTCACCATGGCTGAGATCGAGCACTTTGTGGATCCAAGCGAGAAGAACCACCCTAAATTCTCCAACGTTGCCGACCTGGATATTCTGCTGTTTTCTTCCAAGGCTCAGACCAGCGGTCAGTCTGCACAGGTCGTGAGGCTGGGGGACGCTGTGGAGCAG GGGGTGATCAACAACTCAGTGCTGGGTTACTTCATTGGAAGGATCTACCTCTATCTCATCAAAGTCGGGCTGTCCAAAGACAAAGTGCGCTTCCGACAGCACATGGAGAACGAGATGGCTCACTACGCCTGCGACTGCTGGGACGCCGAGTCCAAAACGTCCTAC GGCTGGATTGAGATCGTTGGATGTGCTGATCGCGCCTGCTACGATCTGTCGTGCCACTCCAAAGCCACGAAGGTCCCTCTAGTGGCCGAGAAGCCCCTGAAAGAACCCA AAGTGGTAAACGTTGTCCAGTTTGAGCCCAATAAGGGAGCCATAGGAACTTCCTACAAGAAAGATGCTAAACTGGTTCTGGAGTTCCTGGCCGGGTGTGACGAATGTTACATCGCCGACCAGGAGAAGCTCCTCACGGGAAAAGG AGACTTCAGCATCGAGACACAGGGACGGACATTCAAAGTGACCAAAGACATGGTCAGTGTGAAGCGGTTCCAGAAGACTCTGCACG TGGAGGAGATTGTCCCCAATGTAATCGAGCCGTCCTTTGGCATCGGCAGGATCATGCACTCCATCTTCGAGCACTCGTTCCGCAAGAGGGAGGGCGACGAACAGAGGACG TATTTCAGCTTCCCTGCCCCTGTGGCGCCGTACAAATGCTCCATCCTTCCTCTGAGCCAAAATCAGGAGTTCACGCCATTTGTCCAGCAGCTAT CCGACGCGATGACTAAAAACAACGTGTCCTACAAAGTGGACGACTCTTCAGGATCCATCGGGAGACGCTACGCCCGCTCGGACGAGATCGGGGTGGCGTTCGGCATCACCATCGACTTCGACACGGTGAACAAGACGCCTCACACCGCCACGCTGAGAGACCGAGACTCCATGAGGCAGATCAGGGCCGAG GTCGCCGAGTTGCCAGCGATGGTTCGAGACCTGTCTAACGGCACCTTGACGTGGGTCGAGGTGGAGAAAAAGTTCCCCATCTTTGAAGGACAAGAGACCAGCAGCAAGAAGGAGTAG